A region of Hemicordylus capensis ecotype Gifberg chromosome 17, rHemCap1.1.pri, whole genome shotgun sequence DNA encodes the following proteins:
- the B3GALT9 gene encoding beta-1,3-galactosyltransferase 9, producing MQLLFCRLRTRQWCFILFNIILFHILLFGADLVEEYFLRALPTTYTDVKVLEARERARKLDMSPRKTGISKGYVLTSSEACSREEIFLLVLVFSSPENSSRRDTIRETWANLTHIRGYRTLVLFALGKPSSEATQLEVIKEWQKHRDLVEGVLLDSPENQTLKTTMVVEWTITFCPRARFILKADEEMFVNLPSLVEYLLSLRTHPEDIYLGRVVHQEMPNREPGSRGFVPLQKYPEKFYPDYCSATAFVISQDVARKIYVTSGEVPLSLPPGVFVGICTRNAGVVPVHSSRFSGKRHIRYNRCCYKFIFTSSVLRDGQLAQEWEEMSTSKDCTLLETYYGLVSCKVMTYLDGFKHMSVDALQNEALHLSD from the exons ATGCAG CTGCTGTTCTGCAGGCTCCGGACACGCCAGTGGTGCTTCATTCTCTTTAACATCATCCTCTTCCACATTTTGCTCTTCGGGGCTGATCTGGTGGAGGAATACTTTCTGCGAGCGCTCCCAACTACCTACACGGACGtgaaggtcctggaagccaggGAGAGAGCCCGGAAGCTGGATATGTCCCCCCGGAAGACGGGCATCTCCAAGGGTTATGTGCTCACCAGCTCAGAAGCATGTTCCAGGGAAGAGATCTTCCTGCTCGTTCTCGTTTTCAGCAGCCCCGAGAACTCATCGAGACGTGACACGATTCGGGAGACGTGGGCTAACCTGACGCACATCCGCGGTTACAGGACTCTCGTCCTGTTCGCATTAGGGAAGCCGTCTTCAGAAGCCACCCAGCTGGAGGTCATCAAGGAATGGCAGAAGCACCGAGACCTCGTTGAAGGAGTTTTGCTCGACTCTCCCGAGAATCAGACACTGAAGACCACGATGGTGGTGGAATGGACCATCACCTTCTGCCCCAGGGCAAGGTTCATTCTCAAAGCCGACGAGGAGATGTTTGTTAACCTCCCCAGTTTGGTTGAGTACCTGCTGAGCTTAAGAACTCACCCCGAGGACATTTACCTGGGGAGGGTGGTCCATCAAGAGATGCCCAACAGAGAGCCAGGGAGTCGCGGCTTTGTCCCTCTCCAAAAGTACCCCGAGAAGTTTTACCCCGACTACTGCAGTGCGACAGCGTTCGTCATTTCACAGGATGTGGCTCGGAAGATCTACGTCACGTCCGGGGAGGTCCCTCTTTCACTGCCTCCTGGTGTCTTCGTTGGAATCTGTACAAGGAATGCTGGCGTGGTGCCCGTTCACAGCTCTCGGTTTTCCGGGAAGAGGCACATCCGCTACAACCGATGCTGCTACAAGTTCATTTTCACCTCGTCCGTGCTGAGAGATGGCCAGCTGGCCCAAGAATGGGAGGAGATGAGTACCAGCAAAGACTGCACGTTACTGGAAACCTACTATGGGCTGGTCTCTTGCAAGGTCATGACTTACCTGGATGGATTTAAACACATGAGTGTCGACGCCCTTCAGAACGAGGCTCTCCATTTGTCTGATTAA
- the LOC128339010 gene encoding protein CutA homolog isoform X2, with the protein MGKMEGLTQRCQALLPAVPSVPARPGVILLLLAVCLSSLMYPTLRIITLHLNSAITGSYVSGTHSVAFVNCPNEQTARDIARAIMDRKLAASVNIFPKASTMYIWKGEIEEATEILLLVKTRTSKIGELSDYIRSMHPFEVPEFFSLLIDQGNPASLQWMDDSIPFN; encoded by the exons ATGGGCAAAATGGAAGGGTTAACCCAGCGCTGCCAGGCCCTGCTCCCAGCCGTGCCCAGCGTCCCTGCCCGCCCAGGAGTCATCCTTttgctgctg GCTGTGTGTTTATCATCCCTGATGTACCCCACGCTGAGGATCATCACCCTCCATCTGAACTCCGCAATCACCGGCAGCTACGTCTCTGGAACCCACTCCGTCGcttttgtgaactgccccaaCGAGCAGACGGCGAGAGACATCGCAAG GGCAATCATGGACCGGAAACTGGCCGCTTCCGTGAACATCTTCCCCAAGGCTTCCACTAT GTATATTTGGAAAGGGGAGATCGAGGAAGCGACGGAGATCCTCCTG cTGGTGAAAACAAGGACATCGAAAATTGGCGAGCTGTCAGACTATATCAG ATCCATGCATCCTTTTGAAGTTCCGGAATTTTTCAGCCTGCTGATTGACCAGGGGAATCCGGCTTCTCTGCAATGGATGGATGACAGCATCCCTTTCAACTAA
- the PSMD5 gene encoding 26S proteasome non-ATPase regulatory subunit 5 gives MAAPGAQAAMELLGRISRLDQPFEELRALRVALQALPPAALREQGPNFPLAGLFALMARGDSNEQISLCVSILERFLQVMDPLYIIQNFGEELQKGLFHPDDSVKILTISQVGRIVEDSDAVREILNTPELLRQVIYCIAAEKIAVAKEAIKSLSRVAETPEGLEALLAGNLLVDLKNIMAKSDIIRYRVYELVIDISSVSVDSLNYCVNSGLITELIGELTGNDVLLRATCVEMVTSLAHSHHGRQYLAQQGIIDQISNIIIGADSDPFSDFYLPGFVKFFGNLAIVDSPQQICERYPAFVEKVFGMAEGHDPTLFGVAVDTLAILGSNVEGKLVLQKMGSRFQRVLNRIGHQAKNAPTELRVRCLDAISSLLYLPPDQQTEDLLGMTESWFSHLSSQPLELFRSISTQPFPDLHCGALRVFTAIANQPWAQKMMVVSPGFVEYVVDRSVEPDKASKEAKYELVKALANSKTIAAIFGNQHYLRLRAYLREGPYYVKAVSTTAVEGAE, from the exons atggcggcgcCGGGCGCGCAGGCGGCGATGGAGCTGCTGGGGCGGATCTCGCGGCTGGACCAGCCCTTCGAGGAGCTGCGGGCCCTGCGGGTGGCCCTGCAGGCCTTGCCGCCCGCCGCCCTCCGGGAGCAGGGGCCCAACTTCCCCCTGGCGGGGCTCTTCGCCCTCATGGCTCGTGGGGACAG TAACGAGCAGATCTCCTTATGCGTTTCGATCCTGGAGCGGTTCCTCCAAGTCATGGATCCCTTGTACATCATCCAAAACTTTGGCGAAGAGCTTCAGAAAGGCTTGTTCCATCCAGACGACTCGGTCAAAATTCTAACTATATCCCAG GTCGGAAGGATAGTTGAAGACTCGGACGCTGTTAGAGAAATCCTCAACACTCCTGAGTTGCTGAGGCAGGTCATTTACTGCATTGCGGCAGAGAAAATAGCAGTCGCAAAAGAG GCTATCAAGTCGCTGTCGAGGGTGGCCGAAACCCCCGAGGGTCTGGAAGCGTTGCTGGCTGGCAACTTGTTGGTTGACTTGAAAAACATCATGGCCAAGAGTGACATCATCCGCTACCGAGTATATGAG CTAGTGATCGATATTTCCTCGGTGTCGGTGGATTCCCTGAACTACTGCGTGAACAGCGGCTTGATCACGGAGCTAATCGGGGAGTTGACGGGGAATGACGTGCTTCTCCG GGCGACCTGTGTGGAGATGGTGACGTCTCTCGCCCACAGTCATCACGGACGCCAGTACCTAGCCCAGCAAGGCATCATCGACCAGATTTCCAATATAATCATCGGGGCCGACTCGGATCCTTTCTCAGACTTCTATTTGCCAG GTTTTGTGAAGTTCTTCGGCAACCTGGCGATAGTGGACAGCCCCCAGCAGATCTGCGAGCGCTACCCTGCCTTCGTGGAGAAAGTCTTTGGCATGGCCGAAGGCCACGACCCCACCCTGTTTGGCGTGGCGGTGGACACCCTAGCGATCTTGGGGTCGAACGTGGAGGGGAAGCTGGTGCTGCAGAAGATGG GGAGCAGATTCCAGCGTGTGCTCAACCGAATAGGACATCAAGCCAAGAACGCCCCCACGGAGCTGAGAGTCCGGTGCCTGGATGCCATTTCGTCTCTCCTCTATCTGCCG CCCGACCAGCAGACAGAAGACCTCCTGGGAATGACAGAATCCTGGTTCTCCCACCTCTCCAGCCAGCCCTTGGAGCTGTTCCGGAGCATCAGTACCCAGCCGTTCCCCGACCTTCACTGTGGCGCCCTCAGAGTCTTCACT GCCATTGCTAACCAACCCTGGGCCCAGAAGATGATGGTGGTGAGCCCGGGCTTTGTGGAATACGTCGTGGACCGATCGGTGGAGCCCGACAAGGCTTCCAAGGAGGCCAAATACGAACTCGTGAAGGCCCTCGCCAACTCCAAGACCATTGCGGCCATCTTTGGGAACCAGCATTACCTAAGGCTCCGGGCCTACCTGCGCGAGGGGCCGTATTACGTGAAGGCGGTCTCGACCACGGCTGTGGAAGGAGCCGAGTAA
- the LOC128339010 gene encoding protein CutA homolog isoform X3: MGKMEGLTQRCQALLPAVPSVPARPGVILLLLAVCLSSLMYPTLRIITLHLNSAITGSYVSGTHSVAFVNCPNEQTARDIARAIMDRKLAASVNIFPKASTMYIWKGEIEEATEILLLVKTRTSKIGELSDYISLLIDQGNPASLQWMDDSIPFN; the protein is encoded by the exons ATGGGCAAAATGGAAGGGTTAACCCAGCGCTGCCAGGCCCTGCTCCCAGCCGTGCCCAGCGTCCCTGCCCGCCCAGGAGTCATCCTTttgctgctg GCTGTGTGTTTATCATCCCTGATGTACCCCACGCTGAGGATCATCACCCTCCATCTGAACTCCGCAATCACCGGCAGCTACGTCTCTGGAACCCACTCCGTCGcttttgtgaactgccccaaCGAGCAGACGGCGAGAGACATCGCAAG GGCAATCATGGACCGGAAACTGGCCGCTTCCGTGAACATCTTCCCCAAGGCTTCCACTAT GTATATTTGGAAAGGGGAGATCGAGGAAGCGACGGAGATCCTCCTG cTGGTGAAAACAAGGACATCGAAAATTGGCGAGCTGTCAGACTATATCAG CCTGCTGATTGACCAGGGGAATCCGGCTTCTCTGCAATGGATGGATGACAGCATCCCTTTCAACTAA
- the LOC128339010 gene encoding protein CutA homolog isoform X1, with product MGKMEGLTQRCQALLPAVPSVPARPGVILLLLAVCLSSLMYPTLRIITLHLNSAITGSYVSGTHSVAFVNCPNEQTARDIARAIMDRKLAASVNIFPKASTMYIWKGEIEEATEILLLVKTRTSKIGELSDYIRSESPRSMHPFEVPEFFSLLIDQGNPASLQWMDDSIPFN from the exons ATGGGCAAAATGGAAGGGTTAACCCAGCGCTGCCAGGCCCTGCTCCCAGCCGTGCCCAGCGTCCCTGCCCGCCCAGGAGTCATCCTTttgctgctg GCTGTGTGTTTATCATCCCTGATGTACCCCACGCTGAGGATCATCACCCTCCATCTGAACTCCGCAATCACCGGCAGCTACGTCTCTGGAACCCACTCCGTCGcttttgtgaactgccccaaCGAGCAGACGGCGAGAGACATCGCAAG GGCAATCATGGACCGGAAACTGGCCGCTTCCGTGAACATCTTCCCCAAGGCTTCCACTAT GTATATTTGGAAAGGGGAGATCGAGGAAGCGACGGAGATCCTCCTG cTGGTGAAAACAAGGACATCGAAAATTGGCGAGCTGTCAGACTATATCAGGTCTGAATCCCCCAG ATCCATGCATCCTTTTGAAGTTCCGGAATTTTTCAGCCTGCTGATTGACCAGGGGAATCCGGCTTCTCTGCAATGGATGGATGACAGCATCCCTTTCAACTAA